Within the Burkholderia ubonensis genome, the region CGGACTGATACGGGTTACGTGACCATATTCGCACGAGCCGGTGTTTTTTCTTCAACCCTCGGCAGGTCGAATCCAGACAAACCAGCCCATGCTTTTACGCTGCATTTCGCAAGACTCGACCGGGACCCGGCATTGGGCGCGATTCGTCTCGTTGAACGGGTATATGCGACAAAAATGCGTTGTCTGCAGTACAAATGTTCGGGGCGCGCTGATCGCCGTGTCCAGCAAGGCTCCGAGGCAATCGACGTAATCGGCGGGTTTCGTTCGGTTAAGCGGTTATCATAGCGACGTCAATCGTTGGCGCGCCCGACACTGTTCAGCGCAATAGCATCAGACGGAGACATGGCGTTTTACTGTCCGGCCGGTTCATAATTTCGCGCGATGGATCATCTGCTTCCGCATTACGAACGAGAACTTTCACTACTGCGCCGATCAGTTGCAATCTTTGCAACGCGCTATCCCAAAATTGCCGTTCGCCTCGGGATTTCCGGGGACCACTCCGAGGATCCCCACGTTGAACGGATGCTGCAGTCGTTCGCTCTCCTCGCCGCGGATATAGGCAGCCGGCTCGACGACAACTATCCGGAATTCGCCGAGGCGCTCCTCGGGATGCTGTATCCCCAGTTTCTTCGAACCATTCCCGCGTGCGCAATTGCCCAGTTCGATGTCTCAGACATGTTCGACAAGCTCACTGAGCCGTCGCTTATTGCCCGCGGCACGGAACTGGCGAGCAAAACGGACGACTGCCTGTTCCGAACCGTATATGACGTAACGTTAGCTCCCGTGCGAATCTCGGCGGCGCGCTACGCGTCTGCAACCGCAGTTCCCTCCAACGTCGTGCTGCCCACCGGCACAACCGGTCTGCTCTCCATCACCTTTGAGGCTGCGCGCCCCGACTTTCGCTTCGAAGCCGTTCCAAGCCCGTTGCGCATCCATGTCAACGGCCCTCGCGAAATCGTCGGTGCGGCAATGGATACGATGACGATGCGCACGGCGGCCGCCTTCGTCGAAAACGCCGAACGTCGCTGGTCAACGCTGGCCACACCGCCGCTCGGCGCCGCCGGCGACGATCAGGCCGAGAAGCTTGTCGACGAAGACGACGGCCCGCCCGCGCTGCGGCTACTGAGCGAATATTTTGCGTTTCCGAAGAAATTCGATTTCGTTGACCTCGATCTCGCCGCGCTCGCGCATACGGCGGGCTCCAGCCAGCAGCTCACTTTGCATCTCGCCATTTGCGGCGTTCATTCAGAGTCGTGGACGGCACAGCAACTAAAAAATCTGTCGGCGGACAATCTGAAGCTCTTTTGCACGCCGATCGTCAACCTGTTTCGGCTTACGTCGCTACCACTCAAGCGGAATCCGATCACGAACACGTATCCCGTGCAATCCCAGAATACGGACGTTGCGGGTGTTGAAGTTTGGTCTGTCGACTCGGTCCGTGCCACGACGGCTAGCTCCAGAGCGAGCATCATCCATCCGTTCGTGTCGCTCATGCACGGCAGTTCCGCCAAGCCGGCCGGCCCCTATTGGATTCTCGCGCACCATAACGCGGCCTCGCCATCGGGAAAGAAGGAAACTGCGGTCAGCTTGGTCGGCCCCGACGGCCGACCGGCAACCGACACCGGAATCGAACAAATAACGGCCGACGTTACCTGTTCGAATGGCAGTTTCCCGCACACGATGCGGGCCGGCGCCGAAAATGGTGATCTGGTGAACGAGCAGGGAACGATGGTTTCACGCATCGTTATGCTGGACGCCCCGACCGAAGTCGCGCGATTGTCGAGCCAAGGCGACGCGGCTTGGCGGCTCATCACGCAGTTTGCCCCACACTCGATCGAATTGACTCGCACCGGGCTTGCCGAGCTGAAACGCCTGCTCCGCCAATTCACTGCTCATTCAGCGGGGCACGCAAAACTGCTCGATGGACTGACGAACCTGAGCCATCGGGCCAAACAACTCTGGCTTCCAGGAAAACCGATGCCGAGCTTCGTACGCGGTCTGGAAGTGACGTTGACGATCGACGAACAAGCGTTTGCGGCCATCAGCTTGAACGCGTTCATCGGCGTGATGGACCACTTCTTCGCTGTGCATGCGCCGGCGACCAGCTTTGTTCAGCTTGTCGTGATGTCGGCGAACACTGGCGGCGAAATTCGACGTTGTGCGCCACGACCAGGCACAGTCATGCTCGCCTGATTTCTCTATCACCAAACCGTGAAGATCAAGTCACTCGGTAGCGCGTGCCGCTCAGGTAAGGCTCGAAATCAGGTGACACCCGCAGGTCGCCCGGTGACCGTGCCGGGCAATCGGAACACCGTTATCCGTCATTGATTCATCGCCCTCTTCGATCAAATTCGGTTTGACGTCTGGGTGTTGGGGGCAGGTTACCTCGTCCCCCTTGCGAGCAACGAAACGGCCGTCGAAACGCATCGTCGATGAACCCGTGATCACCTTGCCGCCGTGGTCTGTATCATCACCGACGCGGATGAAATTCATCATCGTAGAATACCTTACGAACGATAGCGAAAATAGTGAATACCATATTCGAGATCCGGATTCTCCGACCTCATCTGCTTCGACGAACGCACCAGATTAATCCTACGTACGTCGCTCCAGCCGTAGCACGAGAAAATGACTTCAGCCAATTTGGCAAAGCGCTTCATCTTCAGATAAGCGCGATAAAATAAGATCCAGAATATCAATAGAGAAAAGGCACCTGCCCCGCCGAGCACTATCACGAGAGTCGTCCTGTCGATACCACCTGCATCACGTGACAGCATGAAGCACATTAGGGCGTAGATCGGCACAAAAAACCACAGCATGATCTTCATCAGCCATCGATAAAGGGCAGTCCTGCCCCTCGTCGCATGCGGGTACACCGCAACCGTATCGTCCCCGACTCTCCGGACCGAATACGCAAAGTACCGGTCACGCGGCCTCGGTTCCGCAACAATTTCAACCTCGTCACCATCTGTCATCGGCATCTTCCAGAGCCATCCCTCGATCTGCTTGCCGTCGAGTTCAAATTCCACCCAGTCAGCTTCCTCCTCGGAATTCGCCGACGATTGGACCAATCCGATCGCAAATGCCCCCATGCCGGCCAACGCAGCACCTGCGGCCGTTGCCTGCATATAAGCATGCTCGGTATCATTCAAGACAAAGTCCTGCTGACGCCGTCGGCACTTCAACCTGCTGATCGTGCCTCGCAATACCTGAACTGGGTATTCACGCTCTAAGCTCATGCCATCTCCGTCATTGCCTTATCGAAGGCTTTTTCCTGCTCTACCATATCCGCGTACTTTTCGACACTGTGATCTTTCACACGAAGAATAGCCTCTTGCCCGGTGCCAAATGCACAGCGAGAACACCACGATTCCAACTCGTTCGGGGTCAGGACATCGGCAAGCGCTTGAAGTGCAAACACCGCAATCGTCGCCTCCCACGTAATCAGCATGCTTACCACTCGGAGCGATGCAACCATTGCCACCCGCGAGGCAACAGTCTCGACCGCCATGATGACCACTCTATTCCCTGAGCGGGCAGCCAACTTCTTGAATAACGGTGCAGCAGTACTGATGGCGTCGATGACGAAGGCCGTGCCGGAGGCGACGCCCAGCAACGTTTTGGCGACCAAAACCCACATTACGTCATACTGGCCACTCTTCAGCTTTTTTTGAGTTGCCCCATAGTCCAACCACGCTGCAGCAAATGCCCCAGCTCCGGACAAAAAGCCCCCCACCATCTTCCAACTCATCGTCCGAACAGCCTTCTTCAGCG harbors:
- a CDS encoding putative type VI secretion system effector, giving the protein MSLEREYPVQVLRGTISRLKCRRRQQDFVLNDTEHAYMQATAAGAALAGMGAFAIGLVQSSANSEEEADWVEFELDGKQIEGWLWKMPMTDGDEVEIVAEPRPRDRYFAYSVRRVGDDTVAVYPHATRGRTALYRWLMKIMLWFFVPIYALMCFMLSRDAGGIDRTTLVIVLGGAGAFSLLIFWILFYRAYLKMKRFAKLAEVIFSCYGWSDVRRINLVRSSKQMRSENPDLEYGIHYFRYRS
- a CDS encoding PAAR domain-containing protein; this translates as MMNFIRVGDDTDHGGKVITGSSTMRFDGRFVARKGDEVTCPQHPDVKPNLIEEGDESMTDNGVPIARHGHRATCGCHLISSLT
- the tssF gene encoding type VI secretion system baseplate subunit TssF, translated to MDHLLPHYERELSLLRRSVAIFATRYPKIAVRLGISGDHSEDPHVERMLQSFALLAADIGSRLDDNYPEFAEALLGMLYPQFLRTIPACAIAQFDVSDMFDKLTEPSLIARGTELASKTDDCLFRTVYDVTLAPVRISAARYASATAVPSNVVLPTGTTGLLSITFEAARPDFRFEAVPSPLRIHVNGPREIVGAAMDTMTMRTAAAFVENAERRWSTLATPPLGAAGDDQAEKLVDEDDGPPALRLLSEYFAFPKKFDFVDLDLAALAHTAGSSQQLTLHLAICGVHSESWTAQQLKNLSADNLKLFCTPIVNLFRLTSLPLKRNPITNTYPVQSQNTDVAGVEVWSVDSVRATTASSRASIIHPFVSLMHGSSAKPAGPYWILAHHNAASPSGKKETAVSLVGPDGRPATDTGIEQITADVTCSNGSFPHTMRAGAENGDLVNEQGTMVSRIVMLDAPTEVARLSSQGDAAWRLITQFAPHSIELTRTGLAELKRLLRQFTAHSAGHAKLLDGLTNLSHRAKQLWLPGKPMPSFVRGLEVTLTIDEQAFAAISLNAFIGVMDHFFAVHAPATSFVQLVVMSANTGGEIRRCAPRPGTVMLA